The DNA sequence AAGCCACTTTGCCGTCATGGAGGAAAATTTTCCGGGCCGGTTCAAAAAAGAGGAAATGGCCCAATTCAACGGTCCCAGTTTAGAGGAAATATACGGGAATCTTGATCCAGTTCGACAGGATGAGCTGGTTGCCCGCTACAGGGAGGTCATGTTGGAGAAGCATGATGATATGATCGGCCTGTTCCCGGGCATCAAAGAAGTGCTGGAGAACCTCAAGCAAGAGGGGCTCAGTTTGGGTGTCGTTTCGACGAAGCGCAGCGATGTGCTGAAACGCGGGGTAGCGATCCTGGGCATCACGGATTATTTTGATACGATCCTCGGTTCAGGCGATTTTTCGCAGCCGAAACCCGATCCGGAATCACTTTTCTTGGCTATGGAGCATCTGGACGCCGAACGGGAAACCAGCGCAATGGTGGGGGACAATCACCACGATATAGTTGCAGGCAATAATGCGGGTGTCACAAGCATTTTTGTGGGATGGTCCGAAAAAACGACTGCCTTCATCCAACCATATCGGCCAACAAAAATAGTCAAGGATCCACAAGAGTTGGAAGAGTACATTCTTTCCGGCGTGAGAGTTTAATGGAGGGGAAGCGAGCAAAATGAGACAAAAAGTCGCCGTATTGGGGGCAGGATCCTGGGGAACCGCCTTATCCATGGTATTGGATGAAAATGGCCATGAAGTCCGCCTTTGGGGAAATGACCCGCAACAAATCAAAGAAATCAACGAGCAGCACACGAATGAGCATTACTTATCGGGTGCCAAGCTGAGTGAATCGATTGTGGCATACACCGATCTGAAAGCTGCGATCAAAGAAGCAGATGCGCTCTTGTTCGTTCTGCCGACAAAAGCGATCCGCGTGGTCGCGAAAGAAGTCGCAGCGCTGTTGGACGGCCAGACAAAGCCGCATCTGATTCATGCAAGCAAAGGTTTGGAGCAGGATACCCATAAACGGATTTCCGTCATCATCCAGGAAGAAATCCCGGCAGAAAAATACGATAGCCTAGTCGTCCTTTCCGGACCAAGCCATGCGGAGGAAGTCGCGAAAAAGGACATCACAACAATCACTGCCGCATCCGAGAACGAAGAGGATGCAGGTTATGTTCAAAAACTGTTCATGAATCCCTACTTCCGGGTCTACCGGAACACGGATGTCATCGGGGTTGAGCTGGGAGCTGCTTTGAAGAATATCATCGCGGTGGGGGCAGGAGCGCTCCACGGCCTAGGCTATGGGGATAATGCGAAAGCTGCTTTGATGACGCGCGGCTTGGCGGAAATAAGCCGACTCGGCACCGCCTTTGGAGCCGATCCAATGACCTTCTTCGGTTTGAGCGGAGTAGGCGATCTGATCGTAACCGGAACAAGCCGCCATTCGCGGAACTGGCGAGCCGGAGATCTGATCGGTAAAGGCCATGACCTGGATGAAGTGCTGAACAATATGGGGATGGTCGTTGAAGGCGTGGCGACAACTAAAGCCGCTTATGAATTGGCACAGGAAAAAGGCATTGAAATGCCGATCACGGAAGCCATCTATAAAGTGTTGTACGAGAAAGTCGATGTGAAAAAAGCAATCGAGGAATTGATGCTGCGCGAAGGCAAAGCAGAGCAATCTTCTCAAAATGTGGAAAAGGGGAGCCAGTCAATATGAAGAAAGTCAGAAAAGCAGTGATTCCTGCTGCGGGATTCGGAACGCGTTTTTTACCGGCAACGAAAGCGATGGCAAAAGAAATGTTGCCGATCGTCGATAAACCTACCATTCAATTCATCGTCGAAGAAGCGATCGCATCAGGGATCGAAGATATCCTGATCGTAACCGGAAAAAGCAAACGTCCGATCGAAGACCATTTTGATTCAAACATCGAGTTGGAAGCGAATCTGCGCGAAAAAGGCAAAAATGAATTGCTTGAATTGGTGCAGGAAACGACCGGTTTGCGCATCCATTTCGTCCGCCAGTCTTATCCATTGGGATTGGGCCATGCGGTTCTGCAGGCAAAAGCCTTTGTCGGGGATGAGCCATTTGTGGTCATGCTTGGGGACGATCTGATGGAAGATGAAGTGCCGTTGACCAAACAGTTGATGGATGCTTACGAGCGCACGCATGCTTCGAACATCGCCGTGATGGAAGTGCCGCATGAAGAAACATCCAAATACGGCATCATCGATCCGGATCAGGAATTGGAGCCAGGTCTGTTCAACGTCCGCAGATTCGTTGAAAAACCTAAGCCGGAAGATGCACCGAGCAATTTGGCGATCATTGGCCGCTACTTGCTGACTCCGGAAATTTTCGAAATTTTGGAAAATCAGAATCCGGGTGCCGGCGGGGAAATCCAATTAACCGATGCCATCGATACTTTGAACCAAACACAGCGCGTCTTCGCAAAACGCTTCGACGGCAAGCGTTTTGACGTCGGAGACAAATTCGGTTTCCTGACGACAAGCATTTCCTACGGTCTGACCCATCCCGAAATCAAGGATAAATTAAAAAATTATCTCGTGGAGCTAGGCGAAAAATTGGCTGCCGAGGATGAAGGCAAGTAGCCATTCCGGCAATCCAAGCCAATCAAAATAACAGAGGCCGAGCCATCAATCGTTCTACGATTTATGGCTCGGCTTCTTCTCCATGGCTTCGGCATCCTGAGCAGAATTGTGGCACAAAAAATAAAGTCAGAGTAAACTGTATAAGAACCAGATTCCGGCAGCAGTCCGGAACAGACTTAACACCAGAAGGAGATACATTAAACATGGAACAAACTGAAAAGATTTATGATGTCATCGTAATCGGAGCGGGTCCAGGGGGGATGACAGCAGCCCTTTACGCATCGCGGTCCAATCTGAGAACCTTGATGCTGGAACGCGGCATCCCGGGCGGAGAGATGAACAATACTGCCGAGGTGGAAAATTATCCTGGCTTCAAATCGATATTGGGTCCTGAGTTATCCGAAAGGATGTACGAAAGTTCCATGCAATTCGGAGCCGAGCATGCATACGGAGACGTGAAGCGCATCATCGTGGATGGGGATTACCGCATCGTCGAAGCAGGCAAAAAATCCTATAAAACGCGTGCCGTCATCATCGCTACAGGTTCCCACCACCGCAAATTGGGCATTCCCGGAGAGGATCAGTACAACGGCCGCGGCGTTTCCTATTGTGCCGTCTGTGATGGGGCATTCTTCAAAGGCAAACAATTGGTTGTAGTCGGCGGCGGGGATTCGGCGGTAGAGGAAGGAATCTACTTGACGCAGTTCGCGGATGTTAATATCGTCCACAGACGTGATGAATTCCGTGCCCAAAAAATCATCCAGAACCGTGCCTTCAAGAATGAAAAAATCAGCATCACGTGGGATTCCGTTGTGGAAGAAATCAAAGGCGACGGACAAAAAGTCACGGGTGTCGTGATCCGGGATAAGAACACCAATGAGGTCAAGGAAAAAGCTGTGGATGGGGTCTTCATCTATGTAGGCATCTTGCCGCAATCGGATGCTTTCCTTGATTTGGGGATCACGGATGAAGAAGGTTGGATCATAACGAATGAGCATATGGAAACAGCAGTGCCGGGCATCTTTGCCATCGGTGATGTGCGCCAGAAGCTTCTTCGCCAGATTACGACTGCAGTCGGTGATGGCGGGGAAGCCGGGAACCGTGCTTTTGCTTACATCGAAGACCTGCATGATCGCTTGGCGGCCGCCGAAGCGGCTGCCGAGACAGTGGACTGAAAAAATTCCAGCAAAATAGTCAATTTGTTGTCAAATCGGTAAATATCACCAAAGTTCATGCTCTGAATCCAGAGCATGAACTTTTTTTGTAGATTCCCTTTTTTTGCTCAATTGGCATGCAAATAATGTTATAATATGGCTAAACTAATATGGGAAGGATGATGAAAATGTCTTATCAAGAAACCATCGCACAATGGAATAATTTTGCCTTATTAGAACCTACATTAAAAGAAGAATTGAAATCTTTGGAGGGAAATGAAGAAGCACTGAAAGATGCTTTTTTTGCTCCGCTGGAATTCGGGACTGCCGGCATGCGCGGTATCCTAGGAGTCGGCATCAATCGGATGAACATCTACACAGTACGCCAAGCGACCGAAGGATTGGCTCGTTTGATGGAGGCGAAAGGTGAAGAAGAGAAAAAACGCGGCGTTGCGATCGCATATGATTCCAGACACCAATCTCCGGAGTTCGCCATGGAGGCAGCCAAGACGTTGGGTGCGCACGGCATTCCGGCTTTCGTTTTTGAAAGCTTGCGTCCAACACCCGAGTTGTCCTTTGCGGTGAGACATTTGAATGCGCTAACGGGCATCATGATCACAGCCAGCCATAACCCGGCTGATTACAACGGCTACAAAGTCTACGGGGATGATGGCGGCCAGATGCCTCCTGCTGATGCGGACGCTTTGACCGATTATGTAAGAGCAATCGAAAATCCGCTGACGATCCAGGTCGGCGATGAAGCAGAGCTGAAAGCAGCCGGCTTGATCAAAATGTTAGGTGAAGAGGTCGATGCGGCTTACCTTGAGCTGGTCAAAACAGTGACTGTTGATCCCGCCCTTGTCCATGAAATGAGCAAAGAGATGAAATTGGTCTTCACGCCTCTGCATGGGACTGGCCAGATGCTGGGCGAGCGTGCCTTGAAGAATGCCGGTTTTGAAGGCATCCATCTTGTGCCGGAACAGGCTGTAGCCGATCCGAACTTCTCCACCGTGAAATCACCGAATCCGGAAGAGGCTGGCGCATTCGAATACGCCATCAAGCTGGGTACGGAACTGGATGCCGATATTCTGGTCGCGACCGATCCGGATGCTGACCGCTTGGGTGCAGCCGTCCGCAAAACAAAAGGCGAATACGTTGTCCTGACCGGTAACCAGATCGCTTCATTGATGCTGGATTACTTGCTGCGCGCGAAAAAAGCGGCCGGTACATTGCCAGCCAACGGGACAGCCCTGAAATCGATCGTATCCAGCGAGTTGCCGACAGCAATCGCCAAATCTTACGGTGCGGACATGGTTGATGTTCTGACCGGATTCAAATTTATCGCAGAGAAAATCAAGCAGTACGAAGAAGACCACAGCAAGGAATTCTTGTTCGGTTTCGAGGAAAGCTACGGCTATCTGGCAAAACCGTTCGTCCGCGACAAAGACGCTATCCAAGCGTTGGTATTGATTGCTGAAGTAGCGGCTTACTACAAGAAAAAAGGCCAAACGCTGTACGACGGCTTGGTCGAAATCTTCGAAACGCACGGTTATTATAAAGAACAGACGATTTCCGTCACGATGTCGGGTATCACCGGAGCAGAAAAAATCAAAGCGCTGATGGCTAAATTCCGTGCGGAAGCACCGGCGGACTTCGCGGGCATTGCCGTATCGATCACGGAAGACTTCGGCAACTCTACGAAGACATTCCCTGATGGTTCCACTGAAATCATCGATATGCCGAGTTCGAATGTACTGAAATACTTCCTGGAAGACGGCAGCTGGATCGCCATCCGTCCAAGCGGAACAGAACCAAAAATCAAATTCTACATAGGTGCGAAGGCTGAAAGCCAAAGTGCAGTCGATGAAAAAGTCGCTGCTTTCGAGGCAAGCATCCGTAGCCTGACTGCAGAATAATCCGAAAAAACTACAAAAAAAGGAAGTCCGAAGATTACGGGCTTCCTTTTTGCTTTGGATTGTTCATCAGAACGTCTTGGCCAATTGTTTGGCTTTTTCGATCGCATCCGCAACGATTTCATCGGCACGGTCCGGGTAAGTGTCCATGCCTTCCACGAACAGTTGCGAGATTTCTTCGACTCCCAGGAAGCGGAAAATGCTCTTGATGTACTGGCTGGCAGGGTCGCTTCCGTCGAAGATGCCGCCGTTCGCTTGGATATGTAGCAATTTCTTGTCCGGGGCCAATCCGACTGCTCCGGATTCCGTGTAACGGAACGTCTGTCCGGCGACCGTGATGGTATCGATCCAAGTCTTCAGGCGAGCCGGCACATGCATATTCCACAAAGGGTTGGCGATGATGATCTTATCCATCGCCAAAAAATCATCGGTGTAGTGATTGAAGAGTGTCACTTTTTCCTGCTGACGGGAAGTCAACTGATCAAAAAGCACGCCTTTCGACAATTCCTTCCAGGCAGTCAAAAGATCCCGATCGATTTCAGGGATAGCGACTTCATAAAGATTCATGTCCTTGATGCGATCATAAGGATTTGCAGCTTTGTATTCCTCCAGAAAAGCATCCAAAACTTTCATGGAACGGGAGACGCTGCTGTCGAACGGATGCGCGCGCACAACTAAAACTCTGGCCATAGAATAACCTTCTTTCCAATATTTTATAGTTACATGATACCATTTACACCTAAGGATGAGAAAGCATAACCACTGCCTGCACAGGGAAGAAGCGGCCAAAGGCAAAAAAGAGAGTTACCCTTTATTTCGGGCAACTCTCTTTTGTATTTTTCAATCAGTAAGTTTAAGCGGCAAAGTCTTCAGCGGATACCGGCGTTTCATCGATGAAGAAACGTTTGTACCAGACGAGGAAGATGTAGGCTGTCCAGATCTGACGGCCGTAGTCCAATTTCTTCGTATAGTTGTCATCGAGGATCTGCACAAGTTTAGCGGTGTCGAAAAATTCGGCTGCATAGTCGGATGAGAAGGCTTTTCTGACTTCGTTGTAGAATTCTTCTTCACGCAACCAGTGCCGGATAGGGGTAGGGAAGCCCAACTTCGGACGTTTCGCCCATTCCTCCGGCAGGACATCGGCAGCTGCTCTGCGCAGCACATATTTCGTATCGATTTCGTTGACGCGGTAATCGGAAGGAATGCGTTTCGCCAATTCCATGACTTCTTTGTCGAGGAACGGTACGCGCAGTTCCAATGAGTGAGCCATGCTCATCTTGTCGGCTTTCAACAGGATATCCCCAGGCATCCAAAGGTTCAGATCGAGATACTGCATCTTCGTCACATCGTCCTGGCCTTTGACTTCGTCATAGATCGGTTTGGTGATCGTGCGGATATCA is a window from the uncultured Trichococcus sp. genome containing:
- the galU gene encoding UTP--glucose-1-phosphate uridylyltransferase GalU — encoded protein: MKKVRKAVIPAAGFGTRFLPATKAMAKEMLPIVDKPTIQFIVEEAIASGIEDILIVTGKSKRPIEDHFDSNIELEANLREKGKNELLELVQETTGLRIHFVRQSYPLGLGHAVLQAKAFVGDEPFVVMLGDDLMEDEVPLTKQLMDAYERTHASNIAVMEVPHEETSKYGIIDPDQELEPGLFNVRRFVEKPKPEDAPSNLAIIGRYLLTPEIFEILENQNPGAGGEIQLTDAIDTLNQTQRVFAKRFDGKRFDVGDKFGFLTTSISYGLTHPEIKDKLKNYLVELGEKLAAEDEGK
- a CDS encoding NAD(P)H-dependent glycerol-3-phosphate dehydrogenase, yielding MRQKVAVLGAGSWGTALSMVLDENGHEVRLWGNDPQQIKEINEQHTNEHYLSGAKLSESIVAYTDLKAAIKEADALLFVLPTKAIRVVAKEVAALLDGQTKPHLIHASKGLEQDTHKRISVIIQEEIPAEKYDSLVVLSGPSHAEEVAKKDITTITAASENEEDAGYVQKLFMNPYFRVYRNTDVIGVELGAALKNIIAVGAGALHGLGYGDNAKAALMTRGLAEISRLGTAFGADPMTFFGLSGVGDLIVTGTSRHSRNWRAGDLIGKGHDLDEVLNNMGMVVEGVATTKAAYELAQEKGIEMPITEAIYKVLYEKVDVKKAIEELMLREGKAEQSSQNVEKGSQSI
- a CDS encoding HAD-IA family hydrolase, producing the protein MNFKTVLFDFDGTIADTNRLISESHFAVMEENFPGRFKKEEMAQFNGPSLEEIYGNLDPVRQDELVARYREVMLEKHDDMIGLFPGIKEVLENLKQEGLSLGVVSTKRSDVLKRGVAILGITDYFDTILGSGDFSQPKPDPESLFLAMEHLDAERETSAMVGDNHHDIVAGNNAGVTSIFVGWSEKTTAFIQPYRPTKIVKDPQELEEYILSGVRV
- the trxB gene encoding thioredoxin-disulfide reductase yields the protein MEQTEKIYDVIVIGAGPGGMTAALYASRSNLRTLMLERGIPGGEMNNTAEVENYPGFKSILGPELSERMYESSMQFGAEHAYGDVKRIIVDGDYRIVEAGKKSYKTRAVIIATGSHHRKLGIPGEDQYNGRGVSYCAVCDGAFFKGKQLVVVGGGDSAVEEGIYLTQFADVNIVHRRDEFRAQKIIQNRAFKNEKISITWDSVVEEIKGDGQKVTGVVIRDKNTNEVKEKAVDGVFIYVGILPQSDAFLDLGITDEEGWIITNEHMETAVPGIFAIGDVRQKLLRQITTAVGDGGEAGNRAFAYIEDLHDRLAAAEAAAETVD
- a CDS encoding FMN-dependent NADH-azoreductase; its protein translation is MARVLVVRAHPFDSSVSRSMKVLDAFLEEYKAANPYDRIKDMNLYEVAIPEIDRDLLTAWKELSKGVLFDQLTSRQQEKVTLFNHYTDDFLAMDKIIIANPLWNMHVPARLKTWIDTITVAGQTFRYTESGAVGLAPDKKLLHIQANGGIFDGSDPASQYIKSIFRFLGVEEISQLFVEGMDTYPDRADEIVADAIEKAKQLAKTF
- a CDS encoding phospho-sugar mutase (catalyzes the interconversion of alpha-D-glucose 1-phosphate to alpha-D-glucose 6-phosphate); the protein is MSYQETIAQWNNFALLEPTLKEELKSLEGNEEALKDAFFAPLEFGTAGMRGILGVGINRMNIYTVRQATEGLARLMEAKGEEEKKRGVAIAYDSRHQSPEFAMEAAKTLGAHGIPAFVFESLRPTPELSFAVRHLNALTGIMITASHNPADYNGYKVYGDDGGQMPPADADALTDYVRAIENPLTIQVGDEAELKAAGLIKMLGEEVDAAYLELVKTVTVDPALVHEMSKEMKLVFTPLHGTGQMLGERALKNAGFEGIHLVPEQAVADPNFSTVKSPNPEEAGAFEYAIKLGTELDADILVATDPDADRLGAAVRKTKGEYVVLTGNQIASLMLDYLLRAKKAAGTLPANGTALKSIVSSELPTAIAKSYGADMVDVLTGFKFIAEKIKQYEEDHSKEFLFGFEESYGYLAKPFVRDKDAIQALVLIAEVAAYYKKKGQTLYDGLVEIFETHGYYKEQTISVTMSGITGAEKIKALMAKFRAEAPADFAGIAVSITEDFGNSTKTFPDGSTEIIDMPSSNVLKYFLEDGSWIAIRPSGTEPKIKFYIGAKAESQSAVDEKVAAFEASIRSLTAE